One genomic segment of Huiozyma naganishii CBS 8797 chromosome 8, complete genome includes these proteins:
- the KNAG0H02050 gene encoding putative alanine--tRNA ligase (similar to Saccharomyces cerevisiae YNL040W) has translation MTIKATIVGALACQRNSFLFDGFRTTVLSCVEDSKTKRDNDKHDYLIELQDTILFPQGGGQPTDTGYLNVLADGDNIKETVKVSSVTRNGLHAIHHVNEYVEPGTAVSVIVDKEKRLDYMQQHTGQHLLSAILEQKPYELKTLSWAMGGIPTAKKPQLEPFDYFNYIEIGRALSPQEIEDITETANNYISINPLPISVFERAPDKHEEVDTSKIPDDYNLERGVLRTIHIGELDSNPCCGTHLNTTGQIESVCILPNQTSVRGTNSRLLFMCGSRVRNFAKTSSDIITSCKTALSCTETAIPDKIAKLKDQLQQSNKREQFWIKELAPIEASRLATCLSKTGKAYISKDAFGSLEFLLQVYKELTPLLETAPSNYQVVLCGREKNQMGSLLIVSDSGDTISAVAKDISGLVKNVKGGGGKKGGKWQGKITNFSDAEWIALLGYLEQTTV, from the coding sequence ATGACCATCAAAGCTACAATTGTTGGTGCCTTGGCATGCCAAAGAAATTCTTTTCTATTTGACGGGTTTCGTACCACAGTGTTAAGTTGCGTTGAAGATTCCAAGACCAAAAGAGACAACGATAAGCACGATTATCTTATAGAACTACAGGACACAATCTTATTTCCTCAGGGTGGTGGCCAGCCAACAGATACAGGGTATTTAAATGTATTGGCTGATGGTGACAATATAAAGGAGACCGTAAAAGTGTCTTCCGTGACCAGGAATGGGTTACATGCAATCCATCACGTCAATGAATACGTCGAGCCTGGGACAGCTGTATCTGTAATTGTTGACAAAGAGAAGCGGTTGGATTACATGCAGCAGCACACCGGCCAACACCTGTTAAGTGCTATTTTGGAACAGAAGCCGTATGAGTTGAAAACTCTCAGTTGGGCAATGGGTGGTATTCCTACCGCGAAGAAACCACAGTTGGAACCATTTGATTATTTCAACTATATTGAGATCGGCAGGGCATTATCCCCCCAAGAGATTGAAGATATCACAGAGACAGCGAACAACTACATCTCAATAAACCCGTTGCCTATATCTGTATTTGAAAGAGCACCAGACAAACATGAAGAGGTTGACACATCTAAAATTCCTGATGACTATAATTTGGAGAGAGGTGTATTGCGCACAATTCATATTGGAGAGCTTGACTCAAACCCATGCTGTGGCACACATTTGAACACTACGGGCCAGATCGAGTCAGTGTGCATCTTACCGAACCAAACATCAGTGAGAGGTACGAATTCAAGACTACTCTTTATGTGTGGTTCACGAGTTCGGAATTTCGCCAAAACCTCGTCGGACATCATTACCAGTTGCAAGACTGCGTTGAGTTGCACAGAAACTGCAATCCCTGACAAGATTGCCAAACTAAAGGACCAGTTACAGCAGTCTAATAAGAGGGAGCAATTCTGGATTAAGGAACTGGCACCCATAGAAGCGTCTAGATTAGCAACATGTCTGTCCAAAACTGGCAAAGCATACATTTCCAAAGACGCTTTTGGGTCACTGGAATTCTTGCTGCAAGTGTACAAGGAGCTCACGCCGCTTCTGGAAACGGCCCCGAGCAATTACCAAGTGGTGCTATGTGGCAGGGAGAAAAACCAAATGGGTTCCTTGCTGATTGTTTCAGACTCTGGAGACACAATAAGCGCGGTAGCCAAAGACATATCGGGCTTAGTGAAGAATGTTAAAGGTGGTGGGGGCAAGAAGGGAGGGAAATGGCAGGGCAAAATCACAAACTTTAGTGACGCTGAATGGATTGCCTTGTTAGGATATCTCGAACAAACTACTGTATAA
- the KNAG0H02040 gene encoding uncharacterized protein (similar to Saccharomyces cerevisiae YNL035C; ancestral locus Anc_2.283), with the protein MSQCSQIGSYFFGSENWCFQIQPLYKAGILTSLSNGEVHLMDWKSNKSINKFKSDETAINALQIVNTDWHNETRFITASMHAVKLFDVRSNACIGTIHNEVGAPFLSLDSRYDKIACGTELKGVDAQLHIFDLRKLDNPWKSLVDSHHDDITSIKFHPSDCNVLLSGSTDGYTNIYDLSQEEEDDSLHQVINFTSIHSCGWVNPKRIYTLSHMETFAIHELNNKSDELTEPQPLDFGDIRAAWGCDYVVDIYPGYVATGKSHEEGKGELKLIPLKGENVVIDNTISIPSAHGDEVIRDVFIPEQNSEVVYSCGEDGYLNIWRNNSGPLNVPEKFWNYDIPMNVLDESLDSFAGQPPISLQSEPSAMDTALKSETKKHKKKKEKRSKEQKHPKSQRYKPY; encoded by the coding sequence ATGTCGCAATGCTCTCAGATTGGTTCTTACTTCTTTGGTAGTGAGAATTGGTGCTTTCAAATCCAGCCGCTTTACAAAGCCGGTATATTAACCAGTCTAAGCAATGGTGAAGTGCACTTAATGGATTGGAAATCCAACAAATCTATCAATAAGTTCAAAAGCGACGAGACTGCAATAAACGCGTTACAAATTGTCAACACCGATTGGCACAACGAAACAAGGTTCATAACAGCTTCAATGCATGCTGTGAAATTGTTTGATGTTAGGTCTAATGCATGCATTGGAACAATACACAATGAGGTGGGTGCTCCTTTTTTATCGTTAGATTCTCGTTACGACAAAATAGCATGCGGTACTGAGCTAAAGGGGGTTGATGCGCAATTGCATATTTTTGATTTGAGGAAGTTAGATAACCCGTGGAAATCGCTAGTTGACTCGCACCATGATGATATTACCTCAATAAAATTCCATCCCTCCGATTGCAATGTTTTGTTGAGTGGTTCAACCGACGGCTACACAAATATATACGATCTTTctcaagaggaggaggacgattCGTTACATCAAGTGATCAACTTTACATCCATCCATTCTTGCGGTTGGGTGAACCCGAAAAGGATATACACGCTATCTCACATGGAAACCTTTGCTATACATGAACTGAACAACAAGTCTGACGAGCTGACAGAGCCACAGCCTTTGGATTTCGGTGATATTAGAGCCGCTTGGGGATGCGACTACGTTGTCGATATATACCCTGGATATGTCGCTACCGGCAAATCGCACGAGGAGGGGAAGGGAGAGTTGAAGTTGATCCCACTAAAGGGAGAGAATGTGGTCATTGACAACACAATCAGTATCCCATCTGCACATGGCGATGAGGTCATCAGAGACGTTTTCATCCCGGAACAAAATTCTGAGGTCGTATATTCGTGCGGAGAAGATGGTTATCTGAATATATGGAGAAACAATAGTGGTCCATTGAACGTCCCTGAAAAATTCTGGAATTATGATATCCCAATGAATGTGTTAGATGAGAGCCTCGATTCATTTGCAGGCCAACCTCCAATAAGTTTACAAAGTGAGCCTTCTGCCATGGATACCGCTCTTAAATCTGAAACGAAGAAAcataaaaagaaaaaggaaaagagaTCAAAAGAGCAAAAACATCCAAAGAGTCAACGGTACAAACCATATTAA
- the BDP1 gene encoding transcription factor TFIIIB subunit BDP1 (similar to Saccharomyces cerevisiae BDP1 (YNL039W); ancestral locus Anc_2.282) produces MSSVVNKSGTRFTPRLKGRRAPVAAAVTKEPSSSVVNTQETVTEPLIEKPSPLIEKPSVNELEGATQVPEANFESDEEERKEEEDIDDRLEERTVPIRTTASTKNASGIKKSNAPVSLSGQPIFDKSFMPSQTSTQVPPGIHGISVNHPTLRSSRLRSLSKNLEKPHFKPSFNEGRKNSVSSPTTTRRRLSSISNNLPRTLKNGQVIESENSALNTLKRRRLSTRTNISKKSGSTHRISIVPKIQAPVKKAVKLPDPIARKKGESDLYGRTDEMYEKYQVKNSKEIPKNMKVEDSAKYLIDEDCFTMAELCKRTLAIGEVSDNFERAQEARRMKLEKRKQRRELRMKARDQFKSLQDLTKEEVEREKEERKQKRDKLLNSEFPEDQYRQSTNAPQLKLNKHGDIGLDEESTVVDRHKNATLDNFQKQKVDENPFDNLYNYGTYGRATYTEPWTPDEMVKFYKALAMWGTDFNLLAELFPYRTRRQVKSKFTNEETKHPVMIELALRSKLPPDFDSYCKETRKDLGTVESFNEKVEALQKAHAQNLKELEKAKELASLEDLNNNKDGDTKSLINKKTSGGLFSRELKSYRKGEVVLGTIDDAKRKRELEESISEIPAAEDEEVTSRIEDTEVAQQTNGNEKEHTETEPSESGPADPKLSEGQKDTPANDETEQSGAELGKEGTEQGNSEKPTDAE; encoded by the coding sequence ATGAGTAGTGTTGTTAATAAGAGTGGAACAAGGTTTACGCCGAGACTGAAAGGGCGCAGGGCTCCAGTTGCCGCCGCGGTTACAAAGGAACCAAGCTCTTCTGTGGTGAACACCCAAGAAACAGTGACTGAACCATTGATCGAGAAGCCGAGTCCATTGATTGAAAAGCCGAGTGTTAATGAGTTAGAGGGAGCAACCCAAGTCCCAGAAgccaactttgaaagtgatgaagaagagagaaaagaagaagaagatatAGACGATAGGCTGGAAGAAAGAACCGTCCCAATCAGGACCACCGCCTCTACGAAAAACGCCAGTGGTATCAAGAAATCGAATGCTCCAGTAAGTTTGAGCGGCCAGCCTATTTTTGACAAAAGTTTTATGCCCTCGCAGACCAGCACGCAGGTTCCACCAGGAATACACGGTATTTCTGTGAACCATCCAACTTTACGTTCAAGTAGATTGAGATCCTTGAGCAAAAACCTCGAAAAACCCCATTTTAAGCCTAGCTTCAATGAAGGGAGGAAGAATAGTGTTTCCAGCCCGACAACAACCAGGCGACGTCTGTCTAGTATTTCGAACAACCTTCCGAGAACACTGAAGAATGGGCAGGTCATTGAGAGTGAAAATTCGGCGCTGAACACCCTCAAGAGAAGGAGACTATCGACTAGAACAAATATCTCAAAGAAGTCTGGATCCACACATAGAATTAGTATCGTCCCGAAGATCCAGGCCCCCGTAAAGAAAGCTGTAAAACTTCCCGACCCCATTGCGCGAAAGAAGGGTGAATCTGACTTGTATGGTAGAACAGATGAAATGTACGAAAAGTACCAAGTAAAAAACTCCAAGGAGATCCCCAAAAATATGAAGGTTGAGGATTCTGCGAAATATCTGATCGACGAGGATTGCTTCACAATGGCAGAATTATGCAAACGCACACTGGCTATAGGTGAGGTTTCGGATAACTTCGAAAGGGCACAGGAGGCGCGTAGAAtgaaattggagaaaaggaaacaacGTAGGGAGTTGAGGATGAAAGCTCGTGATCAGTTCAAATCGCTACAAGATTtgaccaaagaggaagtagaaagggaaaaggaggagaggaagcaaaaaagagacaaaCTTCTTAATTCAGAATTTCCTGAAGATCAATATCGACAATCCACCAATGCACCACAGCTGAAACTGAATAAGCATGGTGATATCGGCCTAGATGAAGAGTCTACGGTAGTGGATAGACATAAGAACGCCACTCTAGACAATTTCCAGAAGCAAaaagttgatgaaaatCCATTCGACAATCTGTACAACTACGGGACGTATGGTAGGGCGACTTACACAGAGCCATGGACCCCCGACGAGATGGTCAAGTTTTATAAGGCATTGGCAATGTGGGGGACCGATTTCAACTTGCTAGCGGAACTGTTCCCATACAGAACGAGACGACAAGTAAAATCTAAATTTACGAATGAAGAGACAAAACATCCAGTGATGATTGAGCTGGCGCTGCGGTCTAAATTACCGCCCGATTTTGACTCCTATTGCAAAGAAACTAGAAAGGATTTGGGTACTGTGGAATCTTTCAACGAAAAAGTGGAAGCGCTTCAGAAAGCGCACGCAcaaaatttgaaggaaTTAGAAAAGGCAAAGGAACTAGCGAGTCTGGAGGACTTGAACAATAACAAGGACGGTGATACCAAGAGTCtgatcaacaagaagacatCTGGTGGTTTATTTAGCAGGGAATTGAAGTCCTACAGGAAGGGTGAAGTTGTCCTTGGTACCATCGACGATGCGAAACGGAAGAGGGAGTTAGAGGAATCCATAAGTGAGATACCGGCAGctgaagacgaagaagtAACAAGTCGCATAGAAGATACGGAAGTAGCTCAACAAACGAACGGAAACGAAAAGGAGCATACGGAAACGGAACCTTCTGAGTCGGGTCCCGCCGACCCTAAATTGTCTGAGGGACAAAAAGATACGCCGGCTAACGACGAAACAGAACAATCGGGCGCAGAGTtgggaaaagaaggaaCGGAACAGGGAAATAGCGAAAAACCGACGGATGCCGAGTAA
- the SGA1 gene encoding glucan 1,4-alpha-glucosidase (similar to Saccharomyces cerevisiae SGA1 (YIL099W); ancestral locus Anc_2.276): MQSVIGVFAVVLVLVGVCDWGRSLVVAAAACGKYGLFQDACFVHDESVTLDYSDGLLDQQYAALVNRTDLEAWFEQEVQWAKERIQANIIVQAGVSVVVASPSKVAPDYYYQWVRDSAMTMLTFNDWRDELGDTAMGVLEGYLRNVYLLQRVDNLSGDFADNGANLGEPKFLVDNSPFNEPWGRPQNDGPPLRLISSLKILNDTEYGGALQQAFDTICLPDLNFVLDHWQDEHFDLWEEVRGQHFFTSMVQLYSIDKTIRFLQETELQTADALKLQLQTVRNNLQQFVGAQFASIREGIVVETPSNLGDRPSGLDIAVVLASLLVHPIDESTDGLPFDIDARELLETFHRLVQEMRDLYPINAGLHDLSGVALGRYPEDVYDGVGISEANPWFLCTAVGANLMYRLVTLYDDKKSDLVIPLNNSGIWQRFVALDTEIRVSHKEVVIPYHSQAFNKTLGNIFNFGDSFLSVIQSHVSDDGEMSEQFNKYTGYLTGASHLTWSYCEFLNAIKARDAAKSIL, translated from the coding sequence ATGCAAAGTGTGATAGGCGTGTTTGCGGTTGTGCTGGTGCTCGTTGGAGTGTGTGATTGGGGGCGGTCCCTGGTGGTCGCCGCTGCTGCCTGTGGGAAGTACGGGTTATTCCAAGATGCGTGTTTTGTGCATGATGAAAGTGTGACACTGGATTACTCCGACGGGTTGCTGGATCAGCAGTACGCTGCGTTGGTCAATAGGACTGATCTGGAGGCATGGTTCGAGCAGGAGGTGCAGTGGGCCAAGGAGCGGATCCAGGCAAACATTATAGTGCAGGCAGGTGTCTCTGTCGTGGTGGCATCCCCCTCGAAGGTGGCCCCGGACTATTACTACCAGTGGGTCAGAGACTCGGCAATGACGATGCTCACTTTCAATGACTGGAGGGATGAACTGGGTGACACCGCGATGGGTGTGCTGGAAGGGTACTTACGCAACGTTTACCTGTTGCAAAGAGTCGATAACTTGTCTGGGGATTTCGCAGATAATGGCGCTAACTTGGGGGAACCCAAATTCTTGGTGGATAATTCGCCCTTCAACGAGCCTTGGGGGAGACCTCAGAACGATGGACCGCCACTTAGACTGATCTCCTCTTTAAAGATCCTCAATGATACAGAGTACGGGGGGGCACTCCAACAGGCGTTCGATACTATTTGTCTACCAGACTTGAACTTCGTTCTTGACCATTGGCAAGATGAACATTTCGACCTGTGGGAGGAAGTCAGGGGTCAACATTTCTTCACCTCCATGGTGCAGTTGTACTCCATCGACAAGACAATACGGTTCTTGCAAGAAACGGAACTTCAGACGGCAGATGCGCTCAAACTGCAACTGCAGACGGTAAGGAACAACCTGCAACAGTTTGTCGGCGCACAGTTCGCATCCATACGCGAGGGGATCGTGGTAGAGACCCCCTCTAACTTGGGAGACAGACCTTCAGGGCTGGACATCGCAGTCGTTCTCGCTTCCCTGCTAGTGCATCCCATAGATGAAAGTACTGACGGATTGCCCTTTGATATAGACGCAAGAGAGTTGCTCGAGACCTTCCATCGGTTGGTCCAGGAAATGCGCGACCTTTACCCAATCAACGCAGGACTCCACGATCTTTCAGGGGTAGCGCTCGGAAGGTACCCTGAGGACGTGTACGATGGGGTCGGGATCTCGGAGGCTAACCCTTGGTTCCTTTGTACTGCAGTGGGGGCAAACCTCATGTACAGGCTCGTTACCTTATACGATGACAAAAAATCAGACTTGGTCATCCCACTGAACAACTCAGGGATTTGGCAAAGGTTCGTGGCGTTGGACACAGAAATACGTGTGAGTCACAAGGAGGTGGTCATTCCGTACCACTCGCAAGCATTCAACAAGACACTTGGAAACATATTTAACTTTGGGGACTCCTTCCTCAGCGTCATCCAAAGCCACGTGAGCGATGACGGCGAGATGAGcgaacagttcaacaaaTATACAGGATACTTGACGGGGGCGTCGCACTTGACTTGGTCCTACTGCGAATTCCTAAATGCAATAAAGGCAAGAGATGCAGCCAAATCTATTTTATAA
- the GPI15 gene encoding phosphatidylinositol N-acetylglucosaminyltransferase GPI15 (similar to Saccharomyces cerevisiae GPI15 (YNL038W); ancestral locus Anc_2.281) — translation MDKPCPEIRRIERENYYLYLEKNDIYACIKVGPRSYWKSILFNGLLLLLLNYGVHHLLLSQKITTGTRWIWLLTLIGSLTLIQNPAIESITVFQNNGVQLSTVRGYIFLPHWLNERLFSSTEFITQDKIVDLVINEGFYAWFQVMCYLCIIIRGSDKLKRVFLKYKILLEDQKTIYNVCRECLYSAKDKEKMSLSSKVRAYLNE, via the coding sequence ATGGATAAGCCGTGTCCTGAAATTAGAAGGATAGAACGCGAAAATTACTATTTatatttggagaagaatgACATATACGCGTGCATAAAAGTAGGTCCACGGTCCTACTGGAAAAGTATACTTTTCAATGGGTTGCTGCTCCTCCTGTTAAACTACGGAGTCCACCATTTGTTGCTCTCACAGAAAATTACCACTGGTACGCGCTGGATTTGGCTGCTTACTCTCATTGGGTCCCTGACGCTGATCCAGAACCCAGCCATTGAAAGCATAACTGTGTTTCAAAACAACGGCGTACAGTTGTCCACCGTGAGAGGGTACATCTTTCTCCCCCATTGGCTGAACGAGAGGTTGTTCTCATCCACAGAATTCATTACGCAAGACAAGATTGTCGACTTGGTGATCAACGAAGGTTTTTATGCTTGGTTTCAAGTGATGTGTTACCTTTGCATTATTATACGTGGGAGTgataaattgaaaagaGTGTTTCTCAAGTATAAAATCTTGCTTGAGGACCAAAAAACGATATATAATGTCTGCAGGGAGTGTCTGTACTCTGCGAAGGATAAAGAAAAGATGTCTTTGTCCTCTAAGGTGCGCGCCTATTTGAATGAATAA
- the KNAG0H02090 gene encoding uncharacterized protein (similar to Saccharomyces cerevisiae XBP1 (YIL101C); ancestral locus Anc_2.274) → MFPFCCLDRKDVVLSQGPLDDYQRLCFATGTDAVVVQSSKDYKSNSANLFFNPGYMPQGSHTAQQHNVLHCFEYQLPTLKPGCAAERAGDDTHGLQITPQNTLLATVVSQDDEANRPTVQDSAVPERESGEKIVLTGADNPQRKSIYNLDVESGSISLSNNQDLAELSPTGGHGQHRNSQTITKNQQFKLNKLDYRLGGNDAFVNPNNVVLWTHDSGFVFLTGIWRLYQDVMRGLSTIDRVAGDSVGARARCHNEFDYVMNYAFYEPMEQFSQKNAVRKRKSSLTGGETSAIPIARSNSNSGNGDDNTTYTDLHWNGLSGELKVSLMEHFKRYLAVKYGFTGEQMADINISSVIQRIRGGYIKIQGTWLPAEIARQICARFCFPIRYLLVPVFGAQFPQECEHWQRIIERNTDIMIEVQSRQLNKTGVEAAPPTAPSAVKRKRKSQTTKQTPPRKRGRSLPDYDTIAKHQLSKNIHLPLPTGGSVEDNKLPPIGLLLSQLSKENPSFQPTSSYTTHTHYQHLPNTAPVVMYPTQRIVDPNPTVRTLSNLTTFYNTHGHRYSYPNVNSNAPAFSAQGATPRIQNHPQFPQQRGNHGVTFNQNFSMIQQTPRVYKMMYPELNDGPREEQPRSPRSTAEDETPRVQYN, encoded by the coding sequence ATGTTCCCGTTTTGCTGTTTGGACAGGAAGGACGTCGTGCTATCGCAGGGTCCCCTGGATGACTACCAGAGACTGTGCTTCGCTACGGGCACCGATGCAGTGGTGGTGCAGAGTTCGAAGGATTACAAATCCAACAGTGCAaacttgttcttcaacccGGGCTACATGCCGCAGGGGTCGCACACGGCCCAGCAACATAACGTCCTGCACTGTTTCGAGTACCAGCTGCCCACTTTGAAACCAGGCTGTGCGGCGGAGCGGGCCGGTGATGACACACACGGCTTGCAGATCACACCGCAGAATACGTTACTTGCTACAGTGGTCTCGCAGGATGATGAGGCGAACAGGCCTACAGTGCAGGACTCAGCGGTGCCCGAGAGGGAGAGTGGCGAGAAGATCGTGCTCACGGGCGCGGACAACCCGCAACGGAAATCGATCTATAACCTGGACGTCGAGTCTGGGTCCATCTCTCTCTCAAACAACCAGGATCTGGCGGAATTGTCCCCCACGGGCGGGCATGGACAACACCGCAACTCACAGACTATCACGAAGAACCAGCAGTTCAAACTCAACAAGCTTGACTACAGACTCGGCGGCAACGATGCGTTTGTCAACCCAAATAACGTCGTGCTCTGGACGCACGACTCTGGGTTTGTCTTTTTGACTGGGATCTGGAGACTGTACCAGGACGTCATGAGAGGGCTGTCCACCATTGACAGAGTTGCAGGGGATTCAGTAGGGGCAAGGGCAAGGTGCCACAACGAGTTCGACTACGTCATGAATTACGCCTTTTATGAACCCATGGAGCAGTTCTCCCAGAAGAACGCAGTACGCAAGAGGAAGAGTAGCTTGACCGGGGGCGAAACCAGTGCGATCCCGATCGCGAGAAGTAACAGTAACAGCGGCAACGGGGATGATAACACAACGTACACCGATCTGCACTGGAACGGTCTTTCAGGGGAACTGAAAGTATCCCTGATGGAACACTTCAAACGGTATCTGGCGGTAAAATACGGCTTTACAGGCGAACAGATGGCCGATATCAACATTTCTTCAGTGATTCAAAGAATCCGGGGCGGGTACATCAAGATCCAGGGGACGTGGCTGCCCGCTGAAATCGCCAGACAGATCTGCGCTCGGTTTTGCTTCCCGATCCGGTACCTGCTGGTCCCTGTCTTCGGCGCTCAATTCCCACAGGAGTGCGAACACTGGCAAAGAATCATCGAAAGGAATACAGATATCATGATAGAGGTCCAATCAAGacaactgaacaaaacaGGTGTGGAGGCGGCCCCCCCGACGGCCCCCTCCGCggtgaagaggaaacgCAAATCGCAGACTACAAAACAAACACCACCACGGAAAAGAGGCAGAAGTCTGCCAGATTATGACACAATTGCCAAACACCAGCTGTCGAAAAACATACACCTCCCATTACCAACTGGCGGGTCCGTTGAGGATAACAAGCTGCCGCCCATTGGACTACTGCTTAGCCAGCTGAGCAAAGAAAACCCGTCATTTCAACCAACATCAAGCTATACAACACATACCCACTACCAGCATCTACCAAACACAGCGCCAGTGGTCATGTACCCAACCCAAAGAATTGTAGACCCTAACCCGACGGTCAGAACGCTGTCAAACTTGACAACTTTCTACAATACTCACGGACATCGCTATAGTTATCCAAACGTAAATTCAAACGCTCCCGCATTCAGTGCACAGGGTGCCACACCAAGGATCCAAAATCACCCTCAGTTCCCACAACAACGGGGGAACCACGGCGTCACCTTCAATCAGAATTTTTCCATGATTCAACAAACGCCAAGAGTGTACAAAATGATGTACCCAGAACTCAACGATGGTCCCAGGGAGGAGCAACCCAGATCACCTCGTAGTACAGCAGAGGACGAGACACCAAGGGTCCAATACAACTGA